In Priestia megaterium NBRC 15308 = ATCC 14581, the following proteins share a genomic window:
- a CDS encoding LysE family translocator — protein sequence MTFSWLIPYIAVSLIIVLIPGQDMIFVMTQSIASGIKAGIKTVLGSITGTFVHTLLAAVGLSIIFQKSIIAFTILKVVGVLYLLFLAYQSFREKSGPLELTENVQQHHHFRKGFVSNLTNPKVAIFFITFLPQFVNSSLGHVSLQMILFGIIFIAETLIIFSLIALFASGLGKKVKKSRIFQHTLKYVKGTVFGVLGLKLLFSSNN from the coding sequence TACCAGGACAAGACATGATTTTTGTAATGACACAAAGTATTGCTTCAGGCATCAAAGCAGGCATCAAAACCGTATTGGGATCTATTACGGGAACATTTGTACATACTCTTTTAGCCGCAGTGGGGCTATCTATTATCTTTCAAAAATCAATTATAGCCTTTACGATTCTAAAGGTTGTAGGCGTTCTGTACCTGCTGTTTTTAGCATACCAATCGTTTCGCGAAAAAAGCGGTCCGTTGGAATTAACAGAAAACGTTCAGCAGCACCATCACTTTAGAAAAGGATTCGTTAGCAACTTAACCAATCCAAAAGTAGCTATTTTCTTCATCACGTTCTTACCGCAGTTTGTTAATTCGTCTCTTGGACATGTAAGCTTACAGATGATTTTGTTCGGTATCATCTTTATCGCCGAAACGCTCATCATCTTTTCACTTATTGCGCTATTTGCTTCTGGCCTTGGAAAAAAAGTCAAAAAAAGCCGCATCTTTCAGCACACATTAAAATATGTAAAAGGAACGGTTTTTGGCGTACTGGGCCTAAAACTTTTATTTTCTAGCAACAATTAA
- a CDS encoding alanine/glycine:cation symporter family protein gives MQEVVQGFVSSINEFLWSYLLIAMLIAFGLFFTFRSKFLQIRLLKEMIRVLKEGADSSSKDGISPFQAFCISMAARVGTGNITGIAIAIALGGPGAVFWMWVLAVIGSASAFIESTLAQIYKVKDKDGGFRGGPAYYMEKGLKKRWMGGLFAVLITLSFGLIFNAVQSNTITLAFENAFGTNRLVLGIIMTVAFAAIIFGGVKRIAKMSEYIVVVLAVAYIAVALFIIIMNIQEMPSLIALIVKNAFGFDQIAGGSLGAALMQGIKRGLFSNEAGMGSAPNAAAAATTSHPVKQGLIQAFGVLTDTLIICSSTAFIILLSGTYTNKNLSGIELTQAALSTHIGSWATGALAIMIFLFAFSTLIGNYYYGETNIEFLNTNKAWLMTYRVAVLAMIVFGSISQIQLVWDLADLFMGFMVVVNLIAILLLSKVAFAALKDYLGQKKAGKDPVFYQDSISGLDNIEAWDHSKDKSSSKKAI, from the coding sequence ATGCAAGAAGTAGTTCAAGGTTTTGTTAGTTCAATCAACGAATTTCTTTGGTCCTACTTACTGATTGCGATGCTGATTGCATTTGGTTTGTTTTTTACTTTTAGGTCAAAGTTTTTACAAATTCGGTTATTAAAAGAAATGATCCGTGTATTAAAAGAAGGTGCGGATAGCTCTTCTAAAGACGGAATTTCGCCATTCCAAGCGTTTTGCATCAGTATGGCAGCCCGCGTTGGTACGGGGAATATTACAGGTATTGCGATTGCGATCGCTTTAGGGGGACCTGGTGCTGTATTTTGGATGTGGGTGCTTGCGGTTATTGGTTCAGCTTCAGCATTTATCGAAAGTACATTAGCACAAATATACAAAGTAAAAGACAAAGACGGCGGCTTCCGAGGCGGACCGGCTTACTATATGGAAAAAGGTTTAAAGAAGCGCTGGATGGGCGGACTGTTTGCTGTCTTAATCACTTTATCATTCGGCTTAATTTTTAATGCTGTACAATCGAACACCATTACCCTTGCGTTTGAAAATGCGTTCGGAACAAATCGTTTAGTGTTAGGAATTATTATGACAGTGGCTTTCGCTGCCATTATTTTTGGCGGAGTTAAGCGTATTGCAAAAATGTCAGAATACATTGTTGTGGTACTAGCTGTTGCCTATATTGCAGTAGCACTCTTCATTATTATTATGAACATTCAAGAGATGCCTTCTCTTATTGCATTAATCGTTAAAAATGCATTTGGTTTCGATCAAATTGCCGGCGGTTCTCTTGGAGCAGCTCTTATGCAAGGAATTAAACGCGGATTATTCTCAAACGAAGCTGGTATGGGTAGTGCTCCAAATGCAGCCGCAGCTGCAACAACAAGCCACCCGGTAAAGCAAGGATTGATTCAAGCATTTGGTGTATTGACAGATACGCTTATTATTTGTAGCAGTACTGCCTTTATCATTTTGCTTTCAGGTACTTATACAAATAAAAATTTAAGCGGTATTGAGTTAACACAAGCTGCTTTAAGCACTCACATTGGTTCTTGGGCAACAGGTGCTCTTGCAATTATGATTTTCCTATTTGCTTTTAGTACATTAATTGGTAACTACTACTACGGAGAAACAAATATTGAGTTCTTGAACACAAATAAAGCTTGGCTGATGACTTATCGTGTTGCTGTACTTGCAATGATTGTGTTCGGTTCTATTTCTCAAATTCAGCTTGTATGGGATTTAGCAGACCTGTTTATGGGCTTTATGGTAGTAGTCAATTTAATCGCCATTCTATTGCTCTCGAAAGTAGCCTTTGCGGCACTCAAAGATTATCTTGGTCAAAAGAAAGCTGGAAAAGACCCTGTCTTCTACCAAGACAGCATTTCTGGACTTGATAATATTGAAGCGTGGGATCATTCAAAAGATAAATCTAGCTCGAAAAAAGCGATCTAA
- a CDS encoding CBO0543 family protein, producing the protein MLINIALAFVLPWIFGTLYLHPKNRRLLPLVGTAFCILAIVINELGSYYGFWKLRTSLENEALEALPFNLGVYPVLASYMIFLIQRIGKPHFFILLITLFTTFLEGTYVHMERVIYGNGWNLVWTFFSYWIPYSVIYLYYRYLVSLRLLH; encoded by the coding sequence GTGCTTATCAATATAGCGCTGGCGTTTGTTTTACCTTGGATTTTTGGCACACTCTATTTACATCCTAAAAATCGTCGTTTACTGCCTTTAGTAGGAACTGCTTTTTGCATTTTAGCAATCGTTATCAATGAATTAGGGAGCTATTATGGTTTTTGGAAACTCCGCACTTCTTTAGAAAATGAAGCATTAGAGGCGCTGCCTTTTAATTTAGGCGTCTATCCTGTATTGGCTAGCTATATGATTTTTTTAATTCAGCGAATCGGAAAGCCTCATTTTTTTATTCTGCTTATTACGCTGTTTACAACATTTTTAGAAGGAACGTATGTGCATATGGAAAGAGTAATATACGGAAACGGATGGAATCTCGTCTGGACATTTTTTTCCTACTGGATTCCGTACAGCGTGATTTATTTATACTATAGGTATTTGGTTAGTCTTAGACTGCTTCACTAG
- a CDS encoding bile acid:sodium symporter family protein produces the protein MLSQLNKMLEKLMPFITPVSLLIGVLIGSSLSQYAFLIPWLFALMTFAGSLNSNFHQLNATIHRPFPIIMALFVLHIFMPAWAWSVGQVIFPHDVFTSTGLLLAAIIPTGVTSFIWVSIYKGSIPLALSIILIDTLLAPLIVPYTLLWVVGDTVHLEALKLVKDLCFMIVLPSLLGMCLNQYTKGTIKQTLGPKLAPVSKIGLSVMVMINGGVIAPYLKHIDKKLLFIILIVFLMSSAGYFFSWMIGKWLRWDRAKVVTLTFCGGMRNISAGAVLAVSYFPAPVAVPVVLGMLFQQVLAALSGRLVQNYYEKKDAEFISLK, from the coding sequence TTGTTAAGTCAATTAAATAAAATGCTAGAAAAATTGATGCCGTTTATTACGCCGGTCAGCTTGCTCATAGGAGTTCTTATCGGTTCGTCATTAAGTCAGTATGCCTTCTTAATTCCCTGGCTTTTTGCATTAATGACGTTTGCCGGAAGTTTGAATTCAAACTTTCACCAGTTAAATGCCACGATACACCGTCCATTTCCAATCATTATGGCCCTGTTTGTTTTACATATTTTTATGCCAGCGTGGGCTTGGAGCGTTGGCCAAGTGATTTTTCCACATGATGTATTTACAAGCACGGGTCTTTTGCTAGCAGCGATTATTCCAACAGGCGTGACTAGTTTTATATGGGTCTCGATTTACAAAGGAAGTATTCCTCTTGCGCTATCCATCATTTTAATTGATACTCTTTTGGCGCCGCTTATCGTTCCTTATACGCTTTTATGGGTGGTTGGAGACACCGTGCATTTGGAAGCGCTAAAGTTAGTCAAAGATTTATGTTTTATGATTGTCCTTCCATCTTTGTTAGGGATGTGCTTAAATCAATATACAAAAGGAACAATTAAGCAGACATTAGGACCAAAGCTGGCACCTGTTTCGAAAATAGGGTTAAGTGTGATGGTTATGATAAATGGGGGAGTAATTGCACCTTATTTAAAACATATTGATAAAAAACTGCTGTTTATTATCCTGATCGTCTTTTTAATGAGTTCAGCTGGTTATTTCTTCAGCTGGATGATTGGCAAATGGCTAAGATGGGATCGAGCAAAAGTTGTGACGCTTACGTTTTGCGGAGGCATGAGAAATATTAGCGCCGGAGCCGTGTTAGCCGTATCTTATTTTCCGGCTCCCGTTGCTGTACCGGTTGTGCTGGGGATGTTATTTCAGCAGGTATTAGCTGCTTTATCAGGGCGTTTAGTTCAAAACTATTACGAGAAAAAAGACGCTGAGTTTATTTCGTTAAAATAA